A portion of the Algisphaera agarilytica genome contains these proteins:
- a CDS encoding flagellar hook capping FlgD N-terminal domain-containing protein — MSAISSTTNNPLISFTSDAQAVAQTPRVEAGASNPFAEVSSEEWLNIILEELSNQDPFEPNDTSATLEQLNSLRSIESDLSLQDQLQALVLQNSIGQAGSLIGREVEGLSNSGLNVTGIVSSVRVVDDKSQLQLESGSTIEFSNVTSVSSVAPSAATPQTTATDDANVQAINDALAGLLNGNNTDSNTPDEEAESTL; from the coding sequence ATGTCCGCCATCTCATCGACGACCAACAACCCGCTGATCTCCTTCACTTCCGATGCCCAGGCCGTCGCGCAGACGCCGCGGGTCGAGGCCGGCGCGTCGAACCCCTTCGCCGAGGTCTCCAGTGAGGAGTGGCTGAACATCATCCTCGAAGAGCTGTCCAACCAGGACCCCTTCGAGCCCAACGACACCTCCGCGACGCTCGAACAGCTCAACAGCCTCCGCAGCATTGAGAGCGATCTGTCGCTGCAGGATCAGCTCCAAGCATTGGTGTTGCAGAACTCCATCGGCCAGGCGGGCTCGCTCATCGGCCGCGAGGTCGAGGGCCTGAGTAACAGCGGACTCAACGTCACCGGCATTGTTTCCTCGGTCCGCGTGGTCGACGACAAGTCGCAGCTCCAGCTCGAGAGCGGGTCGACCATCGAGTTCAGCAACGTGACCAGCGTGTCGAGCGTGGCCCCGTCCGCCGCAACGCCGCAGACCACCGCGACCGACGACGCGAATGTCCAGGCGATCAATGATGCGCTCGCGGGCCTGCTTAACGGAAATAACACCGATTCGAACACCCCGGACGAGGAGGCCGAGTCGACGCTGTGA
- a CDS encoding flagellar hook protein FlgE gives MGLTTSLYTGLTGLAANSQTIDVTGNNIANVNTNAFKSSRVNFETAIAQTPRSGSAPSGQIGGTNPAQVGLGTRLGSITADFSNGALSSTGVSTDLAIEGDGFFVVDDNGSQRFTRNGNFSLDRDFNLTTAAGGLVQGYGVDEDFNVVEGVLTDITIPIGVTTIASPTTEVKFAGNLNAGGDIATQGSITDFEQLFSDAGATVPATGATALTALTKADLTNPFALGDVITISGATRGGSAIPDRTFEINAAPTLGVNADANGTTLQDFADFLDNIFGIDQTAVPAGVSIAGGVLSVTGNVGSANGISFDDTNLIVNQGTAPSTPLQLNTSQQADGESTLTTFAAFDSLGNPLTVNLVTTLVTKDANGTQWSFSATAEDDTDIDTFLGTGTANFDTEGQFIGLNNAGLTLDRANTGAENPLQIALAFTDPFGSVTALVDQSTELRTLSQDGFPIGSLEDFDISLDGVITGSFTNGLRRTLGKVPLATFANNNGLRQVGGSLYEAENNSGNPAIVSAGVAGAGSVVSRALELSNVELSEEFVNLITASTGFSASSRVITTSDDLIQELLTLVR, from the coding sequence ATGGGACTGACCACATCGCTCTACACCGGACTGACCGGCCTCGCCGCCAACTCGCAGACCATCGACGTCACCGGTAACAACATCGCCAACGTCAATACCAACGCCTTCAAGTCCAGCCGGGTGAACTTCGAGACCGCCATCGCCCAGACGCCCCGCTCCGGCTCGGCGCCCTCGGGCCAGATCGGCGGCACCAACCCCGCGCAGGTCGGCTTGGGTACCCGCCTCGGTTCGATCACCGCCGACTTCTCCAACGGGGCGCTCAGCTCCACCGGCGTTTCCACCGACCTCGCCATCGAGGGCGACGGCTTCTTCGTGGTGGACGACAACGGCTCGCAACGCTTCACCCGCAACGGCAACTTCTCACTCGACCGCGACTTCAACCTCACCACCGCCGCCGGCGGACTCGTGCAGGGCTACGGCGTGGACGAAGACTTCAACGTGGTCGAGGGCGTGCTCACCGACATCACCATCCCGATCGGCGTCACCACCATCGCCAGCCCGACCACCGAGGTGAAGTTCGCCGGCAACCTGAACGCCGGCGGCGACATCGCCACGCAGGGCTCGATCACCGATTTCGAGCAGCTCTTCTCCGACGCCGGTGCCACCGTGCCCGCGACCGGAGCGACCGCGCTGACCGCGCTCACCAAGGCCGACCTGACCAACCCGTTCGCCTTGGGCGACGTGATCACCATTAGCGGCGCGACCCGCGGCGGCTCGGCAATCCCCGACCGCACCTTCGAGATCAACGCCGCGCCGACCCTCGGCGTGAACGCCGACGCCAACGGCACCACGCTCCAGGACTTCGCCGACTTCCTCGACAACATCTTCGGGATCGATCAGACCGCCGTCCCGGCCGGTGTGTCCATCGCCGGCGGGGTGCTCAGCGTCACCGGCAACGTCGGCAGCGCCAACGGCATCAGCTTCGACGACACCAACCTCATCGTGAACCAGGGCACCGCGCCCTCGACGCCCCTGCAGCTCAACACCAGCCAGCAGGCCGACGGCGAATCGACCCTGACCACCTTTGCCGCCTTCGACTCGCTGGGCAACCCGCTGACGGTCAACCTCGTCACCACGCTGGTGACCAAGGACGCCAACGGAACGCAGTGGAGCTTCAGCGCCACCGCCGAGGACGACACCGACATCGACACGTTCCTGGGCACGGGCACCGCGAACTTCGACACCGAGGGCCAGTTCATCGGGCTCAACAACGCCGGGCTGACGCTCGACCGGGCCAACACCGGTGCGGAGAACCCGTTGCAGATCGCCCTGGCGTTCACCGACCCGTTCGGCTCGGTGACCGCGCTGGTCGACCAGAGCACCGAGTTGCGGACGCTGTCCCAGGATGGCTTCCCGATCGGCAGCCTCGAAGACTTCGACATCAGCCTCGACGGCGTGATCACCGGCTCGTTCACCAACGGCCTCCGCCGCACGCTCGGCAAGGTGCCGCTGGCGACCTTCGCCAACAACAACGGCCTGCGGCAGGTCGGCGGCTCGCTCTACGAAGCCGAGAACAACTCGGGCAATCCCGCGATCGTCTCGGCCGGTGTTGCCGGGGCCGGCAGCGTGGTCTCCCGGGCCTTGGAGCTGTCGAACGTGGAATTGTCGGAGGAGTTCGTCAACCTCATCACCGCTTCGACCGGTTTCTCGGCGAGTTCCCGGGTGATCACGACCAGCGACGACCTGATCCAGGAACTGTTGACACTCGTTCGGTAA
- a CDS encoding flagellar FlbD family protein — translation MITVTRLNGKQFVINAELIRTVESNPDTTITLINGDHFIVREPMQDVVELAIDYGRSLRRLNPPS, via the coding sequence TTGATCACCGTCACCCGCCTTAACGGCAAACAGTTCGTCATCAACGCCGAGTTGATCCGCACCGTCGAATCGAACCCCGATACGACGATCACGCTGATCAACGGCGACCATTTCATTGTGCGCGAGCCCATGCAGGATGTGGTCGAGCTCGCGATCGATTACGGCCGAAGCCTGCGTCGGCTGAACCCGCCTTCGTGA
- a CDS encoding motility protein A produces MDLGLLFGFLGTWALVAWALFSGSGGNIGMYVDIPSVVIVCGASMTIVFFCFPAANVKNIIGASKKAFFWKSGSIEKLIEDMVSYAEIARRDGILSLEATCKEIEDPFVVQGIQMAVDGTDPELIEQIMINDLDTLVERHETSKGLWEAINKYAPAMGMIGTLVGLVAMLADLSDPSAIGAGLAVALLTTMYGAMVSNMLAGPMADRLGRRSAEEVMYKTIIVKGVMSIQSGDNPRVVEQKLRTFLPPAMRPAADEDAA; encoded by the coding sequence ATGGATTTAGGCTTACTATTTGGTTTCCTCGGCACGTGGGCGCTGGTGGCGTGGGCGCTGTTCAGCGGCTCGGGCGGCAACATCGGGATGTACGTCGATATCCCGTCGGTCGTGATCGTCTGCGGCGCGTCGATGACGATCGTGTTCTTCTGCTTCCCGGCGGCCAACGTGAAGAACATCATCGGGGCCTCCAAGAAAGCCTTCTTCTGGAAGTCCGGCTCGATCGAGAAGCTGATCGAAGACATGGTCAGCTACGCCGAGATCGCCCGCCGCGACGGCATCCTCAGCCTCGAAGCCACCTGCAAAGAAATCGAAGACCCGTTTGTCGTTCAGGGCATCCAGATGGCCGTCGACGGCACGGACCCCGAGCTGATCGAGCAGATCATGATCAACGACCTCGACACCCTCGTCGAGCGGCACGAAACCAGTAAGGGCCTCTGGGAAGCGATTAACAAGTACGCCCCGGCGATGGGCATGATCGGTACGCTCGTCGGCCTGGTCGCCATGCTCGCCGACCTGTCGGACCCCAGTGCGATCGGTGCCGGCCTCGCGGTCGCGCTGCTCACCACGATGTACGGCGCGATGGTCAGCAACATGCTCGCCGGCCCCATGGCCGACCGCTTGGGGCGACGCTCGGCCGAGGAAGTGATGTACAAGACGATCATCGTGAAAGGTGTGATGTCGATCCAGAGCGGCGACAACCCCCGCGTGGTCGAACAGAAGCTGCGGACGTTCCTGCCGCCCGCGATGCGGCCGGCGGCTGACGAAGACGCGGCGTAG
- a CDS encoding OmpA/MotB family protein, whose protein sequence is MADKCKCPPAGAPEWMTTYGDMMTLLLCFFVLIVSFSEIKKDETFQAVIEHIQQAFGMMGGGGKIPITDDPALSLIERLDALRLKQEKVPNRSNTKDPGQEGREPQVTKVREGMMIATGGRITFEPGSADLSEEAKESLRQLAEVFKGWENLVELRGHAASLEMPEGGNGTFSDLWHLSHARSKSVFDYLTQELEIDPARFRLTANADREPLDARAADTDDAEKNRRVEVLVSESLKQDFTEPETGSRS, encoded by the coding sequence ATGGCTGACAAATGCAAATGCCCGCCCGCCGGTGCCCCCGAGTGGATGACGACTTACGGCGACATGATGACGCTGCTGCTGTGCTTCTTCGTGCTCATCGTGTCGTTTAGCGAAATCAAGAAAGACGAAACCTTCCAGGCGGTCATCGAGCACATCCAGCAGGCGTTCGGCATGATGGGCGGCGGCGGCAAGATCCCCATCACCGACGACCCGGCCCTGTCGCTCATTGAACGCCTCGACGCGCTTCGACTCAAACAGGAGAAAGTGCCCAACCGCAGCAACACCAAGGACCCCGGACAGGAGGGCCGTGAGCCGCAGGTGACCAAGGTTCGCGAGGGCATGATGATTGCGACCGGCGGCCGAATAACCTTCGAGCCCGGATCAGCCGATCTATCCGAAGAGGCCAAGGAAAGCCTCCGCCAGCTCGCTGAAGTGTTCAAGGGCTGGGAAAACCTGGTGGAACTGCGTGGCCACGCCGCGTCGTTGGAGATGCCCGAGGGCGGGAACGGCACGTTCTCGGACCTTTGGCACCTCAGCCACGCCCGGTCGAAGTCGGTTTTCGATTACCTGACCCAGGAACTCGAGATCGACCCCGCCCGCTTCCGGCTGACGGCGAACGCCGATCGCGAGCCGCTCGACGCCCGGGCTGCGGATACGGACGACGCCGAGAAGAACCGCCGGGTTGAGGTGCTGGTCAGCGAATCGTTGAAACAAGATTTCACCGAACCCGAGACCGGTAGCCGAAGCTAA
- the fliN gene encoding flagellar motor switch protein FliN, whose amino-acid sequence MAEEAQPEVADDEFISQMLAEAQSSVDEITAAVGGGPVPDTDRGIDLLGDVDLDVSIELGRTEMLVEDVLKLQSGSVVELDKLAGDPVDVYVNGRIVARGEVLVLNDNFCIRVSEILADLEEQAEVVKQEQQDAAEQADEQNAEQETPEAMNAEANSDG is encoded by the coding sequence ATGGCAGAAGAAGCACAACCCGAAGTCGCCGACGACGAGTTCATCTCTCAGATGCTGGCCGAGGCCCAGTCCTCGGTCGATGAGATCACCGCGGCGGTGGGGGGCGGGCCCGTTCCCGATACCGACCGCGGCATCGACCTGCTCGGCGACGTGGACCTGGATGTCTCGATCGAGCTCGGCCGGACCGAGATGTTGGTCGAAGACGTGCTCAAACTGCAATCCGGCAGTGTGGTAGAGTTGGACAAGCTCGCCGGCGACCCAGTGGACGTGTACGTCAACGGCCGGATCGTCGCTCGCGGCGAAGTACTGGTACTCAACGACAACTTCTGCATCCGTGTCAGCGAGATCTTGGCGGATCTTGAAGAGCAGGCCGAAGTGGTCAAGCAGGAACAGCAGGACGCCGCGGAGCAAGCCGACGAGCAGAACGCGGAACAGGAAACGCCCGAAGCGATGAACGCCGAAGCCAACAGCGACGGCTGA
- a CDS encoding FliO/MopB family protein, producing the protein MHRTPNFIFPHGLAALLLCALLSVSAWSQEASNGVAPEGAEQRLAELAERYAGAADESSKPVAAESVDTESAEIEDTPLGFAAQVDDSAASIEPPAGGWALSTLAALGVVIAMIFGARWLYTKMGGAVVARPSPVVEVLSRTPVAPKNHVLLLRVGQRVLVVGDSSSGLNTLADVTDPEEVASLLQAVSTHSDRSVSKNFNSLVSRFNTEYDGKARVGLEGGDASEVHLDRTRDSLSGLASKLRNLGGRGGAV; encoded by the coding sequence GTGCACCGGACACCGAACTTCATTTTTCCCCACGGACTCGCTGCGCTGCTGCTTTGCGCGCTGCTATCGGTGTCGGCCTGGTCGCAGGAGGCTTCCAACGGGGTCGCACCCGAAGGGGCGGAGCAACGACTGGCGGAGTTGGCCGAGCGTTACGCCGGGGCGGCGGACGAATCATCCAAGCCGGTGGCGGCCGAGTCGGTGGACACAGAGTCGGCCGAGATCGAAGATACCCCGCTGGGGTTCGCGGCGCAGGTGGATGACAGCGCCGCTTCGATCGAGCCGCCGGCCGGGGGCTGGGCGTTGTCGACTCTGGCGGCGCTGGGCGTCGTGATCGCGATGATCTTCGGGGCGCGTTGGCTTTACACGAAGATGGGCGGGGCGGTGGTCGCAAGGCCGTCGCCGGTGGTCGAGGTGTTGTCACGCACGCCGGTCGCGCCGAAGAACCACGTCTTGCTGCTGCGTGTGGGCCAGCGGGTGCTGGTGGTGGGTGATTCCTCGTCGGGGCTGAACACGCTGGCGGACGTGACGGACCCCGAAGAAGTCGCGTCGCTGCTACAGGCGGTGAGCACGCACAGCGACCGCAGCGTGAGCAAGAACTTCAACTCGCTGGTCTCGCGGTTCAACACGGAATACGACGGCAAGGCCCGCGTCGGGCTCGAAGGCGGCGACGCGAGCGAGGTCCACCTCGACCGCACCCGCGATTCGCTCTCGGGCCTGGCCTCGAAACTGCGCAACCTCGGCGGCAGAGGGGGGGCGGTGTGA
- the fliP gene encoding flagellar type III secretion system pore protein FliP (The bacterial flagellar biogenesis protein FliP forms a type III secretion system (T3SS)-type pore required for flagellar assembly.), with amino-acid sequence MKRYVGLVVAMYIVALFGTAALGQDAPAADGGNAPLDPFNPISILENADSALPIGSGTDSNPSAQNAPSVDGGLSASLSIVLLLTVLSLAPAILVMCTSFTRIIVVLALLRQAVGTQALPPSQVLVGLSLFMTVLIMMPTFERINSEALQPLQAGQIDQIQAWERTKQPLRDFMFDQIDHANNWDSVYMFMEYRGQDTSNPEELRRKDVDMITLVPAFILSELKVAFLMGFRLYLPFLVIDMVISSVLISMGMMMLPPIFISLPFKLLLFVLVDGWRLVAGNLLNSFAVPGVTT; translated from the coding sequence GTGAAGCGGTACGTGGGGCTCGTGGTGGCGATGTACATCGTGGCGCTGTTCGGCACCGCCGCCTTGGGTCAGGATGCGCCCGCAGCCGACGGAGGCAACGCGCCGCTGGACCCGTTTAACCCGATCTCGATCCTGGAAAACGCCGACAGCGCCTTGCCGATCGGCTCCGGCACGGACAGCAACCCTTCGGCGCAGAACGCCCCGTCGGTCGATGGCGGCCTGAGCGCTTCGCTCTCGATCGTTCTTCTGCTGACCGTCCTGTCGCTCGCCCCGGCGATCCTGGTGATGTGCACCAGTTTCACGCGGATCATTGTCGTGTTGGCGCTCTTGCGTCAGGCGGTGGGCACGCAGGCGCTCCCGCCGTCGCAGGTGTTGGTGGGGCTGTCGTTGTTCATGACGGTGTTGATCATGATGCCGACGTTCGAGCGGATCAACAGCGAGGCGCTGCAGCCGCTGCAGGCGGGGCAGATCGATCAGATCCAGGCGTGGGAACGCACCAAGCAGCCGCTACGCGACTTCATGTTTGATCAGATCGACCACGCGAACAACTGGGACAGCGTGTACATGTTCATGGAGTACCGCGGGCAGGACACGTCCAACCCCGAAGAGCTCCGCCGCAAGGATGTGGACATGATCACGCTGGTACCGGCGTTCATTCTGAGCGAGCTGAAGGTGGCGTTCCTGATGGGGTTCCGGCTGTATCTGCCGTTTTTGGTGATCGACATGGTGATCAGCAGTGTGTTGATCTCGATGGGCATGATGATGCTCCCGCCGATTTTCATCTCGCTGCCGTTCAAGTTGTTGTTGTTTGTGTTGGTGGACGGTTGGCGGCTCGTGGCCGGCAACCTGCTCAATAGTTTTGCGGTGCCGGGGGTGACGACATAG
- the fliQ gene encoding flagellar biosynthesis protein FliQ translates to MPFDQAIQLVRETLTLMLFLSAPILLVALAVGLVISVIQAATQLQEQTLSFVPKILGMGVVAILTAPWTFTKIMDFSARMFGGW, encoded by the coding sequence ATGCCATTCGACCAAGCCATCCAACTCGTGCGTGAGACGCTGACGCTGATGTTGTTTCTCTCGGCCCCGATCCTGCTGGTCGCGTTGGCTGTCGGTCTGGTCATCAGCGTGATCCAGGCGGCCACGCAGCTGCAGGAGCAGACCCTGAGCTTCGTCCCCAAGATCCTGGGGATGGGCGTTGTCGCGATCCTGACCGCGCCCTGGACTTTCACGAAGATCATGGACTTCTCCGCTCGCATGTTCGGAGGTTGGTGA
- a CDS encoding flagellar biosynthetic protein FliR: protein MVNLTPLIDHLPAWLMVLFRLTGIFLLAPVFGSRTIPRIVKVFMIVGLSLCVYPMLMAKGHTASASLAGIIGTDASGMLTLSLWNLLPIVAIELLMGYVIGYCASLPLIGMQIGGQVIDQQMGISAGGVFNPDLDAEAGVMGQLYFLAGLTVFLIIGGHHAILLTLVGSFELIPIGGFGTTGVEMSSAVGLVVGLLNVMFDMALRIAMPLLCILFLLRVAMGFIGRTVPQMNILSVGFIFYILAGALVLVVGATATMTVFRDTLQETLQQVLSIFTMN, encoded by the coding sequence ATGGTGAACCTGACGCCGCTGATCGATCACCTGCCCGCGTGGCTGATGGTGCTGTTCCGGCTGACGGGCATTTTTCTGCTCGCCCCGGTGTTCGGCAGCCGGACGATCCCGCGGATCGTCAAGGTGTTCATGATCGTTGGGCTTTCGCTGTGCGTGTACCCGATGCTTATGGCCAAGGGCCACACCGCCTCCGCCTCGCTGGCCGGGATCATCGGCACCGACGCCTCGGGCATGCTGACGCTGTCGCTGTGGAACCTGCTGCCCATCGTCGCGATCGAGTTGCTGATGGGCTACGTGATCGGCTACTGCGCCTCGCTGCCGCTCATCGGCATGCAGATCGGCGGTCAGGTCATCGACCAGCAGATGGGCATCAGTGCCGGCGGCGTGTTCAACCCCGATCTCGATGCCGAGGCGGGCGTGATGGGCCAGCTCTACTTCCTGGCCGGGCTGACCGTCTTCCTCATCATCGGCGGGCACCACGCGATCCTGCTCACCCTCGTCGGCAGCTTCGAGCTCATCCCCATCGGCGGGTTCGGCACGACGGGCGTCGAGATGAGCTCGGCCGTCGGTTTGGTGGTGGGGCTGCTCAACGTGATGTTCGACATGGCGCTGCGGATCGCGATGCCGCTCTTGTGCATCCTGTTCCTGCTGCGGGTGGCGATGGGCTTCATCGGGCGGACCGTCCCGCAGATGAACATCCTCAGCGTCGGCTTCATTTTCTACATCCTGGCGGGCGCCCTGGTCCTGGTCGTGGGTGCCACGGCGACGATGACGGTCTTTCGCGACACTTTGCAAGAAACTCTTCAACAAGTCTTGTCCATTTTTACGATGAACTAG
- the flhB gene encoding flagellar biosynthesis protein FlhB: MAETGQDKTEQATPRRKTEARNDGNLAKSQDLTAAVMLLAAIIGLQVFGLRVFSNMRHTVETLLTGAHTSNPARIDDLGAISAYSMRALIAMLAPLLLIVTAAGLVAVVGQVGFLVTGKPLVPDPKKLNPIKGIQQMFSARSAVRLVMSIGKFILIGAVAGYVIYRDMEKILHLAELSSVQAFIVSARMVFELAMILAALLIVLALLDYWYQKWQHNKDLMMTKEQVKQEMKDMDGDPMVKQRRARVARQLAMQRMAQAVPNADVIVTNPTHYAIALKYDKNENQAPKVIAKGADFMAMRIRQIAALNGIPLVERKPLARALYAGVEVGEEIPQEHYAAVAEILAYVYRLSGNKVA; encoded by the coding sequence ATGGCCGAGACCGGGCAAGACAAAACCGAACAGGCGACACCGCGCCGCAAGACCGAGGCCCGCAACGACGGCAACCTGGCCAAGAGCCAGGACCTCACCGCCGCGGTCATGCTGCTCGCCGCGATCATCGGCCTCCAGGTCTTCGGGCTGCGCGTCTTCTCCAATATGCGGCACACCGTCGAGACGCTGCTGACCGGCGCTCACACCTCCAACCCCGCGAGGATCGATGACCTCGGGGCGATTAGTGCGTATTCGATGCGGGCGTTGATCGCGATGCTCGCGCCGCTGCTGCTCATCGTGACCGCCGCCGGGCTCGTTGCGGTGGTGGGGCAGGTCGGCTTCCTGGTCACCGGCAAGCCGCTCGTCCCCGACCCCAAGAAGCTCAACCCGATCAAGGGCATCCAGCAGATGTTCAGCGCCCGCTCGGCCGTGCGTCTGGTGATGAGCATCGGTAAGTTCATCCTCATCGGCGCGGTCGCGGGCTATGTGATCTACCGCGACATGGAAAAGATCCTGCACCTGGCCGAGCTCTCGTCGGTGCAGGCGTTCATCGTCAGCGCTCGGATGGTGTTCGAACTGGCCATGATCCTCGCGGCGCTGCTGATCGTGCTCGCCCTGCTGGACTACTGGTACCAGAAGTGGCAGCACAACAAAGACCTGATGATGACCAAGGAGCAGGTCAAGCAAGAAATGAAGGACATGGACGGCGACCCGATGGTCAAGCAGCGCCGGGCCCGCGTCGCCCGCCAGCTCGCCATGCAGCGGATGGCCCAGGCCGTGCCCAACGCCGACGTGATCGTCACCAACCCCACGCACTACGCCATCGCCCTCAAGTACGACAAAAACGAAAACCAGGCCCCGAAGGTCATCGCCAAGGGCGCCGACTTCATGGCCATGCGTATCCGGCAGATCGCCGCGCTGAATGGCATCCCGCTGGTCGAACGCAAGCCGCTGGCCCGTGCGCTGTACGCCGGCGTCGAGGTCGGCGAAGAAATCCCGCAGGAACACTACGCCGCCGTCGCGGAAATCTTGGCCTACGTCTATCGCCTCAGCGGAAACAAAGTCGCGTAA